A genomic region of Ignavibacteria bacterium contains the following coding sequences:
- a CDS encoding aminotransferase class IV: protein MKQVIDPYTNSAYKFGFGFYETMRAINKNIIFFTEHMLRLNYTLSVFDLQPLDPPEVYEKIMMQLNKKSLNDARIRITYSLQGEPTKPVVTYEILPFKPTFKDKAKIMIDFDHILLHGDEIRKYKTTNAFHYIYAFNKARTQNFDEVIFLDNEDHILEGSRTNIFLIFDDDDKKSFTIKTPATECGVLPGIAKKILIDFLKEKDIQVIETTVHKDELEKADEVFLTNSLHGIIPVKSISNLKTFSTVKTKKLKQNFEKRYFTI from the coding sequence GTGAAACAGGTAATAGATCCATATACAAATTCAGCTTACAAATTTGGCTTTGGCTTTTATGAAACAATGCGGGCAATTAATAAGAACATTATTTTCTTTACCGAACATATGCTCAGGTTGAATTATACACTTTCAGTTTTTGATCTACAGCCGCTTGATCCGCCTGAAGTCTATGAAAAAATAATGATGCAATTAAACAAAAAAAGTTTAAACGATGCTCGAATTCGAATAACATATTCATTACAGGGTGAACCGACGAAGCCAGTGGTGACTTATGAAATCCTTCCATTCAAACCAACATTTAAAGATAAAGCGAAGATAATGATAGACTTTGATCACATTTTATTACATGGAGATGAAATTAGAAAATATAAGACAACAAACGCTTTCCATTATATTTATGCATTTAATAAAGCTCGCACACAAAATTTCGATGAAGTAATCTTTTTGGATAACGAAGATCATATACTTGAGGGTTCGAGAACAAATATCTTTCTAATTTTTGATGATGATGATAAAAAAAGTTTTACAATTAAAACCCCAGCAACTGAGTGCGGTGTTTTACCTGGAATTGCCAAAAAAATATTAATTGATTTTCTAAAGGAAAAAGATATTCAGGTGATTGAAACAACCGTTCATAAAGATGAACTTGAGAAAGCAGACGAAGTTTTTCTAACCAACTCTTTGCACGGCATTATTCCGGTTAAATCAATTTCAAACCTCAAAACATTTTCAACAGTAAAGACAAAAAAGCTCAAACAAAATTTTGAAAAAAGATACTTCACAATTTAA
- a CDS encoding hemerythrin domain-containing protein produces MKRFEQIHYLSWDHRNTLLEAFNIQKYIDTLSDKEISQKRIETINHYEKDLLPHFRAEEECLLPRMILNQNVNSDLIRKTLDDHILIHSLFLLLKKENSDFQKIKSILKEIAKALNEHIRFEERELFEHSQAILSIDDFNEIQKEIFARYGNKYESGSCQLPEV; encoded by the coding sequence ATGAAACGCTTTGAACAAATTCATTATCTCTCCTGGGATCATCGGAATACTCTTTTAGAAGCATTTAATATTCAAAAGTATATCGATACATTGTCAGATAAGGAAATTTCACAAAAAAGGATTGAAACTATAAATCATTATGAGAAAGATTTGCTTCCTCACTTCAGAGCAGAAGAAGAATGTCTTTTGCCAAGAATGATTCTTAATCAAAATGTAAACTCAGATTTGATTAGAAAAACCCTTGATGATCACATTTTAATTCATAGTCTGTTTCTGCTCTTAAAAAAAGAAAATTCAGATTTTCAAAAGATTAAATCAATCTTAAAAGAAATTGCAAAAGCATTAAATGAACATATTAGATTCGAGGAAAGAGAGCTTTTTGAACATTCACAGGCAATTCTGAGTATCGATGATTTTAATGAAATTCAAAAAGAAATTTTTGCTCGATATGGCAATAAATACGAATCTGGTTCCTGCCAATTGCCAGAAGTTTAA
- the mqnC gene encoding dehypoxanthine futalosine cyclase, producing MNTKDILQKALNGERITNDECLQLLKYNDILELGETANEIRFRHNPESYVTFVIDTNPNYTNVCEIDCTFCAFYRHRDEPDAYTYSVDEMIQKFKDAARRGVTTVLLQGGVNPDLPFDYYLELVERTRKEVPEIHPHFFSTSEIIGMSEVSGLSVREVLVKLKEAGLNTIPGGGAEILSDRVKRKISKKKGTSADWLNVMREAHLLGYKTTATMMFGHIETDEDIVIHLDSIRKLQDETGGFTAFIPWSFKPENTPLEKHIKSFASPYRYLQMIAISRIYLDNFPHIQASWFSEGKKIGQVALHFGADDFGGTLEEENVHAAANFINKSSTDEVIDLIHGAGFDAAQRDTLYNILKVYRKEEMVTQS from the coding sequence ATGAACACAAAAGATATACTTCAGAAAGCATTGAATGGTGAAAGAATTACGAATGATGAATGTTTACAACTTCTTAAATACAACGATATACTTGAACTCGGTGAAACGGCAAACGAAATTCGTTTCAGACATAATCCGGAAAGTTATGTGACCTTTGTTATCGATACCAATCCAAATTATACAAATGTGTGCGAAATCGATTGTACTTTCTGTGCATTTTATCGCCATCGTGATGAACCCGATGCTTACACTTACTCAGTAGATGAAATGATTCAAAAATTTAAAGATGCTGCACGAAGAGGAGTAACTACTGTTCTGCTTCAGGGCGGAGTAAATCCCGATTTACCATTCGATTATTATCTTGAACTTGTTGAAAGAACTCGAAAAGAAGTTCCAGAGATTCATCCTCACTTCTTTTCAACATCCGAAATTATTGGAATGAGTGAAGTCAGCGGTTTATCAGTGCGTGAAGTTCTCGTGAAATTAAAAGAAGCAGGTTTGAATACAATTCCTGGCGGTGGTGCAGAAATTTTAAGTGATCGAGTTAAAAGAAAAATCAGCAAGAAAAAAGGTACAAGTGCCGATTGGCTCAATGTGATGAGAGAAGCTCATTTGCTCGGATATAAAACGACAGCAACAATGATGTTTGGTCACATCGAAACTGATGAAGATATTGTCATTCATTTAGATAGTATTCGAAAACTTCAGGATGAAACTGGTGGATTTACAGCATTCATACCCTGGAGTTTCAAACCTGAAAATACTCCCCTCGAAAAACATATAAAATCTTTTGCTTCGCCATATCGTTATTTACAGATGATAGCGATTTCAAGAATTTATCTCGATAATTTTCCACACATACAGGCGAGCTGGTTCAGTGAAGGTAAGAAAATTGGTCAGGTCGCTTTACACTTTGGTGCCGATGATTTTGGCGGAACACTTGAAGAAGAAAATGTTCACGCCGCAGCAAATTTCATTAATAAAAGTTCAACTGACGAAGTAATTGATCTTATTCATGGTGCTGGCTTTGATGCTGCACAAAGAGATACGCTTTACAACATTTTGAAAGTTTATAGAAAAGAAGAAATGGTTACTCAATCCTGA
- a CDS encoding aminotransferase class V-fold PLP-dependent enzyme, whose amino-acid sequence MCCSKNLFPSDLSIQNVRNYLVGINKKVKLLDGTEKQYIYFDNAASTPTFTFIRDAVNEILEWYSGVHRGAGIKSLVATKAYDDSREIVARFVNANLENNTVIYTKNTTEAINKVANRLNLQKDDVVICSLMDHHSNDLPWRKYSTLIHSNVNEDGTLDLNDLEEKIKKYQKQLKLVAITGAANVTGLVNPIHQIAELAHKYGSKILVDAAQLIPHRKIDMKPDEDAQHIDFLVFSAHKMYAPFGTGVLIGPKSIFNEGDPDQVGGGTVDLVSETEVKWTHLPDREEAGTPNLIGAVALACAIQMLEKIGMDNVAQHEMEITEYAFKKINELEKVDLLGPKHFASFENKLGVLTFNVQEMYHSLVAAILCYEGGVGVRNGCFCAHPYVKKLLKVSKEEYELMKEKILAGDRSNLPGAVRASFGIYNTREEIDEFIEILRKIINKEYKGNYRQDRKTGSYYPENFKIDFSEYFSLI is encoded by the coding sequence ATGTGTTGTTCAAAAAACTTATTTCCCTCCGATCTTTCAATTCAAAATGTCCGAAACTACTTAGTTGGCATCAATAAAAAAGTCAAACTCCTCGATGGAACTGAAAAACAATACATTTACTTTGACAACGCTGCAAGCACTCCGACTTTTACTTTTATCAGAGACGCTGTTAACGAAATTCTTGAATGGTATTCGGGAGTACATCGTGGTGCTGGAATAAAATCACTTGTTGCAACAAAAGCTTATGACGATAGTCGAGAGATTGTCGCCAGATTTGTGAATGCAAATCTTGAGAACAATACAGTCATTTACACAAAGAACACAACTGAAGCTATTAACAAAGTAGCTAATCGATTAAATCTTCAAAAAGATGATGTTGTAATCTGTTCTTTGATGGATCATCACTCAAATGATTTGCCGTGGAGAAAATACTCAACTTTAATTCACTCCAATGTTAATGAAGACGGGACTCTTGATTTAAATGACCTTGAAGAAAAAATCAAAAAATATCAGAAACAACTTAAACTTGTTGCCATTACAGGTGCAGCCAATGTAACTGGACTTGTGAATCCAATTCATCAAATTGCCGAGCTGGCACATAAATATGGCTCAAAAATTTTAGTCGATGCTGCTCAATTAATCCCACATCGAAAGATTGATATGAAGCCAGACGAAGATGCACAGCACATAGATTTTCTTGTTTTTTCAGCTCACAAAATGTATGCACCTTTTGGAACAGGCGTTTTAATTGGTCCAAAATCTATCTTCAATGAAGGCGATCCTGATCAGGTTGGCGGTGGAACAGTTGATCTTGTTTCAGAAACAGAAGTCAAATGGACTCATCTTCCAGATCGTGAAGAAGCTGGAACTCCAAATCTAATCGGCGCAGTCGCTTTAGCTTGTGCGATTCAAATGCTTGAAAAAATTGGAATGGATAATGTCGCTCAGCACGAAATGGAAATAACCGAATATGCATTCAAAAAGATAAATGAACTTGAAAAAGTAGATTTATTAGGTCCAAAACATTTTGCAAGTTTTGAAAATAAACTCGGAGTTTTGACTTTTAATGTTCAGGAGATGTATCATTCACTCGTTGCAGCCATTCTTTGTTATGAAGGAGGCGTGGGAGTACGCAACGGATGTTTTTGTGCCCATCCTTATGTAAAGAAACTCCTCAAAGTAAGCAAAGAAGAATATGAATTAATGAAGGAAAAAATTCTGGCTGGTGATCGCTCAAATCTGCCCGGAGCTGTTCGTGCAAGTTTTGGAATTTACAACACCAGAGAAGAAATCGATGAATTCATAGAGATACTTAGGAAAATAATTAACAAAGAATATAAAGGAAATT
- a CDS encoding family 10 glycosylhydrolase, with the protein MKKIFIVLLLSLLLTLHLQAQYPKREFRAVWIASVSNIDWPSSKYLSTTQQRTEFTSMLDYLKSCGFNAVIVQIRPSCDAFYANAKEPWSEWLMGTQGQAPIPFYDPLQFMITEAHKRGMEFHAWFNPYRSQVSASSSIHPTHITQTKPEWNLRFNSPYKMLDPGLPQVREYVVSVIMDVVRRYDIDGVHFDDYFYPYEGIQNQDSVSWSLYSGGFTDKGDWRRNNVNTLIRMVYDSIMSVKPKVKFGVSPFGIWKNSAAGTSGFEAYYGIYCDAVTWLQESKVDYIMPQIYWAFARTAAPYGNLVPWWSTVLNGRHLYVGHGAYNMSKSDPFPVGSWPSSELCDQIRFNRLFNNVHGSCFFSAKHIKNNVKNFADSLRLNLYKYPALPPAMPWKDSIPPLPPVNLTANGNSVSIVLSWEKPDTAIDGEKPSYFIIYKAVDTDSIDVNDPKNILKVLPNDTTVYYDVFPVQFNKKYTYIVTSVDRLHNESKPVAKVQFILTDVADISEKFDYQLFQNYPNPFNPVTTIEFSLRERAFTELTVYDLLGREIKKLISEELNKGKHSIEFDGTDLPSGVYFYRLKSGDFVQTRKMILQK; encoded by the coding sequence ATGAAAAAGATTTTTATTGTTTTACTTTTAAGTCTTTTATTGACATTACATTTACAAGCTCAGTATCCAAAACGTGAATTTAGAGCTGTCTGGATTGCAAGCGTATCAAACATCGATTGGCCATCCAGTAAATATCTCTCGACCACTCAACAAAGAACTGAATTCACTTCAATGTTGGATTATCTTAAATCGTGCGGATTTAATGCGGTTATAGTTCAAATAAGACCTTCGTGTGATGCATTTTATGCTAATGCTAAGGAACCATGGTCGGAATGGTTGATGGGAACTCAAGGACAAGCTCCGATTCCTTTTTATGATCCACTACAATTTATGATTACAGAAGCTCATAAGAGAGGAATGGAATTTCATGCCTGGTTTAATCCTTATCGATCTCAGGTAAGCGCATCAAGTTCGATTCATCCAACTCATATTACACAAACTAAACCAGAATGGAATTTAAGATTTAATTCGCCATACAAAATGCTCGACCCTGGCTTACCTCAAGTGCGTGAATATGTTGTGAGTGTAATTATGGATGTTGTTCGAAGATACGATATTGATGGAGTTCACTTTGATGATTATTTCTATCCTTACGAAGGAATTCAAAATCAGGATAGTGTCTCCTGGTCTTTATATTCAGGAGGATTTACAGATAAAGGAGATTGGAGAAGAAATAATGTCAATACCCTCATAAGAATGGTTTATGACAGTATAATGTCAGTCAAACCAAAAGTAAAATTTGGAGTAAGTCCTTTTGGCATCTGGAAAAATTCAGCGGCTGGGACGAGTGGATTTGAAGCTTATTATGGAATTTATTGTGATGCTGTTACCTGGTTACAGGAAAGTAAGGTTGATTATATAATGCCTCAGATTTATTGGGCATTTGCAAGAACAGCCGCACCTTATGGTAATCTTGTTCCATGGTGGTCAACCGTTTTGAATGGAAGACATTTATATGTTGGTCACGGTGCCTATAATATGAGCAAATCAGATCCTTTCCCTGTTGGAAGTTGGCCCTCAAGTGAATTGTGTGATCAGATAAGATTTAATCGATTGTTTAATAATGTTCATGGGAGTTGTTTCTTTAGCGCAAAACATATCAAAAACAATGTAAAGAATTTTGCTGACTCATTGCGATTAAATCTTTATAAATATCCTGCTTTACCACCCGCAATGCCGTGGAAGGATTCAATACCACCTCTTCCGCCAGTTAATTTAACTGCGAATGGAAATTCGGTCAGCATTGTTCTTAGCTGGGAAAAACCTGATACTGCAATTGACGGTGAGAAACCAAGTTATTTTATTATTTACAAAGCTGTTGACACAGATTCAATTGATGTTAATGATCCAAAAAACATTTTAAAAGTTCTTCCAAATGATACAACTGTCTATTACGATGTCTTCCCTGTTCAATTCAATAAAAAGTATACTTACATTGTCACCTCCGTCGATAGACTTCATAATGAGAGCAAACCTGTTGCAAAAGTCCAATTTATTCTAACCGATGTTGCTGATATTTCTGAAAAATTTGATTATCAACTATTTCAGAATTATCCAAACCCATTTAATCCTGTCACAACGATAGAATTCAGCTTGCGTGAAAGAGCATTCACCGAATTAACAGTTTATGATCTGCTTGGCAGAGAAATCAAAAAACTCATTTCTGAAGAATTGAACAAAGGCAAGCATTCAATCGAATTTGATGGAACTGATTTACCAAGCGGAGTTTATTTTTATCGTTTAAAATCAGGTGATTTTGTTCAAACTCGAAAGATGA
- the pabB gene encoding aminodeoxychorismate synthase component I, which translates to MINKFEVSLNITPFELFSRIKPERGWMFFDSALQNVPYNRYSILVIEPSFIFSFTNNLLTKQNQSTETFETTNPIKIIKQTYYQLKKEHPALISDYEKFQIGFAGYIAYDFGMMLENVQSTKPSNTNLPDLFFGFFESVLVYDHLTTKYTVYSIREPKEFLDFIFRRFEKKKNFTSSRRKPEIKSNFSKEEYISTVKQAKEYIEAGEIYQVNLSQQFFCETDEDPIQIYSRLRETNPAQFSALICVDENQWILSSSPELLFDLVNKKVITKPIKGTIRRGKSTEEDNELKSILLNSEKDTAELTMIVDLERNDLGKVSKAGSVRVNSLKKIETYASVHHLVSEIEGELAEGKDVFDLIEAIFPGGSITGAPKKRSMEIIDELEKCKRGVYTGSIGYIDLNGNSRFNIAIRTIVYDNGKLYFNLGGGIVYDSDSEKEYEETLQKGKKIFAAILDSK; encoded by the coding sequence ATGATAAACAAGTTTGAAGTAAGTTTAAACATCACTCCGTTTGAACTTTTCAGCCGAATAAAACCAGAACGAGGCTGGATGTTTTTTGACTCTGCACTTCAAAATGTTCCTTACAATCGTTATTCAATCTTAGTGATTGAACCATCTTTCATTTTCTCGTTCACTAACAACCTTCTAACCAAACAGAATCAAAGCACAGAAACCTTTGAAACAACTAACCCGATTAAGATAATCAAGCAAACTTATTATCAATTGAAAAAAGAACATCCTGCTTTAATCTCTGATTATGAAAAATTTCAAATCGGATTTGCAGGATATATTGCTTATGATTTTGGAATGATGCTCGAAAATGTTCAGAGTACTAAACCATCAAACACAAATTTACCAGATCTCTTCTTCGGATTTTTTGAGTCAGTTTTAGTTTATGATCACCTTACAACTAAATACACCGTTTATTCAATAAGAGAGCCAAAGGAATTTTTAGATTTTATTTTTAGAAGATTTGAAAAGAAAAAAAATTTTACATCAAGCCGACGCAAACCGGAAATCAAATCAAATTTTTCAAAAGAAGAATATATCAGTACAGTTAAACAAGCAAAGGAATACATCGAAGCGGGCGAAATTTATCAGGTAAATCTTTCGCAGCAATTTTTTTGTGAAACAGATGAAGATCCAATTCAAATTTATTCAAGACTGAGGGAGACCAATCCAGCGCAATTCAGTGCTTTAATATGCGTTGACGAAAATCAATGGATATTGAGCTCTTCACCTGAATTACTTTTTGATTTAGTTAATAAAAAAGTAATTACCAAACCAATTAAAGGCACAATACGGCGAGGGAAATCAACCGAAGAAGACAATGAATTAAAATCAATACTATTGAATAGTGAAAAAGACACGGCAGAACTTACAATGATAGTTGATCTCGAAAGAAATGATCTGGGTAAAGTTTCAAAGGCAGGAAGTGTTCGAGTAAATTCTTTGAAAAAAATCGAAACTTATGCGTCGGTACATCATCTTGTTTCAGAAATTGAGGGCGAATTAGCAGAAGGGAAAGATGTTTTTGATTTAATTGAGGCAATATTCCCTGGCGGATCAATAACCGGGGCACCAAAGAAAAGATCAATGGAGATAATTGATGAACTTGAAAAATGTAAAAGAGGAGTTTACACAGGTTCAATTGGTTACATTGACTTAAATGGAAATTCAAGATTTAATATTGCAATCAGAACTATAGTTTATGATAATGGAAAACTTTATTTCAATTTAGGCGGCGGAATAGTCTACGACAGCGATTCAGAAAAAGAATACGAAGAAACTCTTCAAAAAGGGAAAAAAATTTTTGCAGCAATTTTAGATTCAAAGTGA
- the mqnE gene encoding aminofutalosine synthase MqnE — protein sequence MINFKDKSLIPIWEKVQSGQELTFEDGITLYNSPDLLSIGKMAHWLQREKSGEAVYFVVNQKIEPTNICVLSCKFCDFAVKKNSPEAYEMTIEAILEKLNPELLEVHITGGLHPDWEWDYYVNMVREIKKHFPRIDVKAFTAVEIDFFSKKFKKSIEEVLLELKEAGLRTLPGGGAEVFSERVRRLLFNQKIGAKRWLEIHKTAHQLGIRSNATLLYGHIETIEERVKHFLLLRDLQKETGGFLSFIPLAFQPGDTGIKPRNQFTSAIDDLKTIAVSRLMLHNFDHIKAYWVMLTEELAAVALNFGADDMDGTVGGERIAHDAGAISPMQLAKNKLIKIINDANKIPVERDIFYKPVKLHSNNIIGRVSYLNTLPFFKFLDNREYKIFPAPPRQLGFLFKDGNIDAGIVSLVDYFERENDYSFLKYGIVGNKNVKSVILYSKHPIEKLDKKSIAVTDETSTSFRLLQVLLEMRYGLDVVYVREKISAREKNLPNFDAFLTIGDDALRFMKHKIEGFDYVYDLAQLWYEWQKLPFVFAVWAFKKDIAQQKVDALNELLNDALNKFFSTETVIEEFYNSKIGLSKEEIKDYLNNIVYRLGEDELRAINIFKDLYLKLNQKNLIEEKSFN from the coding sequence ATGATAAACTTTAAGGATAAAAGTCTTATTCCAATTTGGGAAAAAGTTCAGAGTGGTCAGGAGTTAACATTTGAAGATGGAATTACTCTCTATAATTCACCTGATTTACTTTCAATTGGCAAGATGGCTCACTGGCTTCAAAGAGAAAAAAGTGGTGAGGCGGTTTACTTTGTTGTAAATCAGAAAATTGAACCGACTAATATCTGTGTCCTTTCGTGTAAATTCTGTGATTTTGCTGTTAAGAAAAATTCTCCCGAAGCTTATGAGATGACAATTGAAGCAATTTTAGAAAAATTAAATCCGGAACTGCTCGAAGTTCACATTACCGGTGGATTGCATCCAGATTGGGAATGGGATTACTATGTAAATATGGTTCGCGAGATTAAAAAGCATTTTCCAAGAATTGATGTTAAAGCTTTTACAGCAGTTGAGATTGATTTCTTTTCGAAGAAATTTAAAAAATCTATCGAAGAAGTTTTACTTGAATTAAAAGAAGCTGGTTTAAGAACTTTGCCCGGTGGTGGCGCTGAGGTTTTTTCCGAACGAGTTCGACGGCTTCTTTTCAATCAGAAAATCGGCGCAAAACGCTGGCTCGAGATTCATAAAACAGCCCATCAACTTGGAATTAGGTCGAATGCAACTTTACTTTACGGTCACATCGAAACAATTGAAGAAAGAGTAAAACATTTTCTCTTATTAAGAGATTTACAAAAAGAAACAGGTGGATTTTTATCTTTCATCCCGCTCGCTTTTCAACCCGGCGATACTGGAATTAAACCGAGAAATCAATTCACTTCTGCAATTGATGATTTAAAAACAATTGCTGTTTCGAGATTGATGCTTCATAATTTTGATCACATTAAAGCTTACTGGGTTATGTTGACCGAAGAACTTGCAGCTGTTGCATTAAATTTTGGTGCTGATGATATGGATGGGACAGTTGGCGGAGAAAGGATTGCTCACGATGCCGGTGCAATCTCGCCAATGCAACTTGCTAAAAACAAACTTATTAAAATCATTAACGATGCCAATAAAATTCCGGTTGAACGAGATATTTTCTATAAACCAGTAAAGCTGCATTCAAACAATATCATTGGGCGAGTATCTTATTTGAACACATTGCCATTCTTTAAATTTTTAGATAACAGAGAATATAAAATTTTTCCTGCTCCACCTCGTCAACTTGGATTTTTATTTAAAGATGGAAACATTGATGCTGGAATTGTTTCACTTGTTGATTACTTTGAACGAGAAAATGATTATTCTTTTCTTAAATACGGAATTGTTGGAAATAAAAATGTTAAAAGTGTAATTCTTTATTCAAAACATCCGATCGAAAAACTCGACAAGAAAAGCATCGCTGTAACTGACGAAACTTCCACTTCGTTTCGATTGCTTCAAGTTCTGCTTGAAATGAGATATGGATTAGATGTTGTTTATGTTAGAGAAAAGATATCAGCTCGAGAAAAAAATCTACCGAACTTTGATGCTTTCTTAACAATTGGTGACGATGCACTTAGATTTATGAAACATAAAATTGAAGGCTTTGATTATGTTTATGACCTTGCACAACTCTGGTATGAATGGCAAAAGCTCCCATTTGTTTTTGCAGTATGGGCTTTTAAGAAAGATATCGCTCAACAAAAAGTCGATGCATTGAATGAATTGCTTAATGACGCACTGAATAAATTCTTCTCTACAGAAACTGTTATCGAAGAATTTTACAATTCAAAAATTGGTTTGAGCAAAGAAGAGATTAAAGATTATTTAAATAATATAGTTTATCGTTTAGGCGAAGATGAATTAAGAGCTATTAATATTTTCAAAGATTTGTATCTGAAACTTAATCAGAAAAATTTGATCGAGGAAAAATCTTTTAATTGA